Genomic segment of Mesotoga sp. BH458_6_3_2_1:
CAACTCAATGTTGGCCGTACTTCTCTTCAACAAGTTTTTATAATTCATAAAAGACAATCACCTCTCATCACATCATCGAAAGGAGCTCTTCGAGGCTGAGGTCTTTCGTCACTTCGCCCTCATACTCAATTACTCCATGCTTCAAGATTATGATGCGGTCGCATAGTTGCAGTGTGTTGTTCAGATCATGAGTGACAAAGATGAGAGAATGTTCTTCCTTAAGACCCTTCAAGAGTTTGAAGACTTCATGCTTTGCGATTTCCGAGAGAGCAGAGGTTGGTTCATCGAGAAGGACAATTTTGGGATCGGCGAAAACCGCTCTGGCAACCGCGATTGCCTGTCTCTGACCGCCAGATAGATCAGAGACTTTCTTGTTAACATCCATGCTGAATTCCATCTGTTTCAGCGCCTGTTCAGTTTCGTTTTCCATCTTCTTCTTTCTAAGCACGGGAATGAATCCCAGTTTCTTTTCACGAAGTTCCCTTCCAAGAAAGAAGTTGTCAACAATTGTCATCTGATCGACCAGGGCGAGATCCTGATAAACACACTGTATTCCTTCTTCCGCTGCATCCATTGGACTGGAGAATTCAACTTTCTTTCCGTTTATCAATATCTCACCGGATGTGGGTTGAACGGCTCCTCGAATTATCTTCAGCAGAGTTGACTTACCGGCCCCGTTGTCTCCAACGAGGCCCAATATCTCATTTTTTCTAAGCTCAAATGAGACGCCGTTTAACGCTTCTACGTTTCCGTAGTGTTTAACAATATTCCTGCATTCAAGTACGACGTCATCCAAATTAAACACCTCTCTTCTTCGAGGGGGCTGACATAATAATTACCTGGGTCTCTCAGCTTAGCTCGTGCAATCTGTACTTAGCAACAAAGGCCTTCAGTGACTCAGTTGAAGGATCAATAATGATGGAACCTTTATCGCAAAGGCCTTTGAACAGATAAGAGGGAGCCTTACTGCTTGAAATCTCAAGGAAATCCTTCTTGTCCATATAGATCGCCAGTCCGGATTTCCAGTAGTTCTCATCAACCCATCTGTTGATGTCCTGGTATTCTTCTCTCCAGTCCTTCTTCACTATGCCCTGTTTGACTGAGGTTATTAGAGAGATTTTGCCCTTTTCGTCCACCCCTAGAACCAGACTTGTCCAGAGTTCCGTCTTATTCTCAAAAACCGCAATCACAACTGCAGTACCTCTATCGGCAAAGCTTTCCAATACTGATTTGAACTGAAGATACCCGACCTTTCCGGGTAGCAACCACTGCAGGCCGAATTGGCGACTTGCAGGACCGGGATAGGCCACTATTCCAGGGTAATAGCAGTCCAGCAAGCTGTACATTCTGTACATGTACTCATCAAGATCCTCGTCGACTTTCCATGAACTCTGGACTTCATTGTAGTAGTTCTCTACGTGGCTTCTCTCTAGAACCATTACCAGATCAACATTCTTTTCATTTGTCTCAAAGAGTTTCTTTGCGTCCATCTCAGGATCTGTGACCTTCCTGATTGGATTTACAACTTCCACTTCATGAGAATGACTGATGTTTTGGACCTTTCCATTCTCATGTATCACAACGATTCTTCTCTTCTCTCTCAAGCCTTTTAGAACTACATGATGAAGATTTGCCCATTGCTTTACATCGATATCAATCATCAAAGGATTTTTATCCAACATACTCATCATCCCTCCCGTCTAAGCGTTGATTGCCTTCCAGCTGAAGATCCTAATGTCGTGCGCGCAAACTTCCGTCACTAATCTTCCAGCCGAGATCTGTTCCTTCTTTTCTTCCCAGATGTCTGTAATGCTCTCGGAAACGCTAGGCAACGGAATGTCAATTTCAATTTTCTTGTCTGATGGATTTGCCACAAAGAGAATGTACTCATCACTTGTCTTGCCCTTGTACAAAACCAAGTCTGCAACGGATTTACCTTTGTCTATTCTGAAGACCTTAACGGAATCCAAGATCTCGATCAAACCGGAACTGACACTTTCCAGCTCGAAAATCTGTATTAGGGAGCCTTTACCACATGCGAATTTCTTTCCGATTTCCATGCCGTTGCTATTGAGCACTGGCTTCCCTGTTGTGGAACTCACCAGCTTGCTTAGGGCAGACTCTGAGCTGAACGTATCGTCAAGCTTTGGAACCTCCGGACCCAGAACTACCGTACCGCCGGTTTCGATGTACTCGGCCAACTTGTCGGCCGTTTTCTTTCCTATGTAGTCGAAAGCAGAGATAACCAAAACCTTGTGCTTCTTGAGTGCTTCGACTGACTGAGCGGTATCTCCCAAGCTGAACACTACTCCACCTTCTGTCAATGCCCTGTAGAAAGCATCGAACCATGTACTCTTGTGCTGCTGTATTGGTCTTCTGAATCCAAGATTTTCATCGGAGACTATTACTGAACTTGGATATTCGGAGAATCCAAAGACCGGTTCTAGAAAATCTCCTACTACAGGAAGAAGAGTAGTTGCGGCTTCTAGTCTGTCGTAATCTCTATTGACCACAAGTAGTACGTCATCACACTTGGCAAAGTCGTTCCACCGTATCTTCATAAGATTGGTCCCGACTTTCTTGTGAGCGGCGTAAGAGTCTTCTTTTACGACTCCCTTTCTGTTGATAGGGGACCCGAGCCATTTGTTTCTATCAACTAGCATGTACCTGTTGAATTCCTTTATCCCGTGCATAAGCGCTTCTTTCGTTACGAAAACCTCGTCAGTGACGTCTCCGGGCTTTATATACCATGGCCAGACACCCATAATGAACTCTGGAATATATGGAAATCTGCTGCATCCTGAGACATATGATGCGATCGTCTTGACGTGGTCGTAGAGTTCCTTTCTTGAATAGATATCGAAGCCGACAAAGCCAAGCTTTTCTTCGAGAGCAGGGAGATTGAACGGAGTAGTAGGAGCTCCCTTTGCTCCACCGGGACCTAGAGGATGTGGATAGTTGTGGAATAGAGGCACGTGAATCCCCCTTGACTTCATTCGATTACCTAAGTTCTCCATGCTGGTTATCAGGTAGAATTCTCTGTATTCTATCCAATCGAGGTAATAACGAAGCTCTTCCTTCCTTGTCCCTTCAAAACGGCCTGGGGGATCTATCTCGTCAAACCCACTGTAATTTGAAGAGTACATTTTGTTAAGCTCGGAAACCGTGTTGTATTTCTCCTTCAAAAAACTTCGGTAAAGAGCCTTTGAAGAGTCGCTGTAATCTGTTGAATATGGATTGACATTGAAAAAGAATCCCATCTCGTTGTCTACTTGCACAGCGACGAGATTCCCTTTCGGTGGTTGATGCTTCTCGAGTATGCTGAAGATCGCATCATACCATAGATCAACTTCGGCGAGGAATTCCTCTGAATGATAAGCGAGTGCCGGAATGGGTCTTGGCACTTGTGTCAACACAACTTTCCCACCCTTTGCGTTTCTTGCCTGTAGCTTTGGGTCTTCGAGGATTCTCTCCGGGAAACCGAACCAGGTAAGCTCCGAATTTATCTGTGGGCCCGGCCTGACTGCGAAATATAAACCCTTTTCTTCGCAAAGCGTCAAGAATCTGTCTATGTCTCTGCTGGGTTCTACCTCCCCGAAATCAAAAACGCCTCTCTGCAATTCGTGGATTTCCCAGGGAATGTAAGTGGTAATTGCATTGAAGCCCATGTCCTTCACCTTATCAAGAATTCCGCTCCAGGCTTCCGGTTTGCTACGCCAGTAATGAACCGATCCGCTGTACATGGAAATCTCTTTCCCGTCGACCTTGAACTTCTGATCTTCAATTTTAACTGTCGCCATCATTGGCCTCCTTTCAATTCTCTTTTTGAGCTCTAGATATTAATGACTACAAGAATGTTTTTTTCTGAACTAAGTAGCCCGCACCTATTAAGACTCCTTCAGATGGAAATTTGCTTCTTGCAAAATCTACTGAACCGACAAACTCATTCGGGAGAATGTTTTTAATCAGTGGGATTGTATATTTTGTTAGGAGCTCGAATTGGTTGTAGCCGATCCCCCCGGTCATAACAACGATATCTGGATTAAGAATTGAAATCAAGTTACAGAGCGCAAGAGCTAAGCTCTTGCATCCTTGATAGATTAGATCTCTTAAGCGCTCGTCATCAATGTCCCTTTCAAATAGATCTGTGGCTGTGAACCCGTGATATCCAAATTCGTCAAGCTTTCTCTCTAAACAAACACCTGACATCTTTTCTTCAAGCTCGCCGAAGAAGCTCTCTCTGTAATAGGTATTGTCCCAGTTGGAAATTAAGTAACCCAATTCTCCGGCCCTTCCAGTAGAACCTGTATAAAGCCTTCCGTCAATAATCACCCCGCTACCGATCCCTGCTCCAAGGTTAATTACAACAACGTTTTTCTTTCCTTCAGCCACACCTTTCCAGCTTTCACTGAGCGCCTGCAAAGCTGCGTCGTTCTCACAAAAGGTTTCAATACCGAATTGCTCCTCGATCCATGATTTAATTGGAACATTTCTCAAAGACAGTACCGGGATGAAATCGGCAACGCCGTTATTGCTGCCAATTACGCCTGGTATTCCTACTCCTATGCCAATTATCTTCTCTTTTGGAACGACCTCGATTACCCCTTCTATGGCTTCAAACAAAAGACTCATGAACTCTTCTTTTGACATGTTTTCTCTAAGAGAAACTGTTTGTGAAGCTCCTATGTTTCCATCGAGATCGATCATTGCAGCAACTATCTTGGTTCTGCCGATGTCTACTGCCAGTGTCAGTCTGAAATCGGCAACAAAGCCCAATAAAGTAGCATGCTTGCCGCCCTTTGAGCTTCTCTTAACATCCTTCCCGACTTCTCTGACAGCCCCTATGCTCAGGAGTTTGCGAACTCCAAGAGTGACAACAGGCTTACTTATGTTTTCTTTCTTCGCAATTCTGACTCTTGCAATAGGACCCTCATTTCGAATCCTTGCAAGAATAACTCTCTCTCTTTCCGTAAAATGCAGATTCCCCAAGATAGAACTCCTAACCAAGTTAGTATCATAAAGTCCAACGAATGAATTCTATCACACTTTTCCACACCATCAAAACTTGATTCATCATAGTTAGTAAAACCTAACTAATTGTCTGATCATAGAGAAGGCTGATAATCAGTCTAGAATGCGTTTGAATGATCATGACTGAAGTTAAGAGGGAACTATTAAGGCAGTAAATTGTACATTGCTTTCGAAGCAACGGCACTTCAGAGGCTAAAAGGCCCTGTGTGCGGATTGTTGCTGTGATGATAAAAAAGCCTTCAGATGAATGATTTCTTTCTCCGAATTCTTATTGTAATAGAAATCAATGTTTTACATAGATTCTGCAGGAATCTCTCACCTGATTCGAGGAGACTCCCTTCTAGTTGGCAATTAGAGTGCGTTTTCATTCATCGAAAGGGCTAATCTAAGTGATATGGAATTAATGATTACTCCAAGTGTCTCGCATAGCCGAGCAGCCCACAAGAGGCGGAAGCTCTAAAAAGGAAAAAGAGAATCCTTCAGACCGAGCCTTCACAAAGTCGATCAGGTTCTAATGTTTATCCAAATTTCTGCTCAAGTCAAGCAAATCGAAGCAGAGTAATACTAGATGGTACTCCGTAATATATATACAGTTTCGATTTCATTGTTCCACTGAACCTAATACCCCCTCGAAAACCCAGATCCTGAATAGGAGCTTTTCAGGATGACGAAGTGAGAGATCGCAAGAAGTCACTACGGAACGATAACGCAATAAGTTTTCGAAAAGCCGTTATCGGGATAAAGTCCTTAGTAACACCGATAATTGCTAATCTGCCAGCCGTTTCTGTTCGCTAGACCCCAGACTCGAGGCCCGAGAACCGTTTCGTTGGGCTTTTTTACTCGCAACTGTTCTTTTCGGTGAACGGAGAACCGCTCAACGGTCAACCAGTTTCTTTGCTCTTACTAACCTCCGACCCCGGCCTTTATTGCAACTCACATCTTGGAACTTGCAACTGGTTTTTTGCTCTTTTTCTTTGGTTTTTGCCTCCTGGTGCGTAAGCGCCAGCATCACTTCCTCGCGCCAGCGAGCCTCACTTCCTGCTGGAGGCAGCATCACTTCTGATCTTGATGCCACCAACCTGCAACCCCCTACCTCGCTGTAGTTCAAGCCCAGATTCTGAACAGGAGCTTTTCAGGATGACAAACTGAGTTGGTTCTCACAGCCTAACATGATGCCCCTTGAAGGATCTTTCCTCCTGGCAAAGCCCGCCTTGCGTCCTGCAACTTCTTGTCGGAGGACGGTAGACCAGTGACGGTTGACCTGAGAGGCTTCCTGCGAAGCAGCATCACTTCCTGGGATGCTCATCCCAGCATCACTTCTGCATCTTGCAACTGATCTTCTGCTCTTCCCAACCCCCTACCCGCAACCCCGTACCTCGGTTCTATTTCAACAAAATTGTCTTCATGGTGAAAGAATCAAGAATCGCCATTGTGACGTCGAACTCTTCGTTACCGAATTCGCTCTCAACGAACGGAGACTGCAGCGTGATCTCAAGTAGCTGAGTGTCGGCGGGCCTTTCGGCCGGCAAGAAGTCGACGGAGTTTTGAACCACGAGTCTCAATGGATCCTGGTTAGCGAAGAAGTAATCGATGAAGTCCTGTCGCTCCTCTTCCGTGATTCCGTAAGTGTAGGTAGCAATCTGTCCTGCCGAAGTGTCCACAGGAACCCAACCGTAATTTGGCAGATAGAACTCGGCCCAAAAGTGCGAACCCAGCTGTCCGGAGAAAATCTGAAAGCCTCCCGGTGCCCTTGCCGGTATTCCGACGGATCTGCAGAGAGCTGAGAAGATCATCGACTGGGTCCCGCAGTCACCGTAACCGTGTTCGAAAGAGTAGAGGCTTTCCGGAATGCCGGCGGCTTCTAATGAAACGTGAGCCATGAAAGTGTATTTGATGTTTTCGACTACGTAATAGTAAATCTTTTTCGCCTGGAGGTAAGGATTGGTTTCATCTCCAACAACGCTTCTTGCAAGCTGTTCAAATCTTTCATCGAAGTAGATGCTTCCTTCTGACTTCGTGTAGTCCTTGTAAAGCGAGCTTTCTTTGTCGTATTCGCCTACCTGATCTGGATCTATATCGAACTGTTGCTGGTAGTGTGTGAAAGTAAACTTCACTGAGATATCCAGATCCTCAACGAGGTTCGAAAGATCGAATTCGAAGAGAACATATGCTATATCGCCGGAGGTTCTGGGAATGCCGACCACCGCTTCCTTCGGGGTCACCTCAAGCAAAGAAATATTCTCTTGAGCGGCCGTCTGCAGAGGAAGGGGGAACCAGATTCTCAACGAACCCTCATCCGGCAGCAGAGATCTTTCAGTATGCACTTTGTACTCCACGAGGTAGTTTTTCGGGCTGAAATACGGGCTGTGAGCTGGCTTGAAGGTGGCAAAAGGTGTTTGCCTCGGTCCGTATTCTTCCAAGAGGTATCTAACCAGCAAGACATTGCCCGCCGACCACTCTGGCACCCTGTTTACCAGTTCAGGGTCCCTGGTGAAGAGATTGTGCTCCATGTCACAGTAGTACATCTCTACGCCGTCCACGATAGCTCTCTGGATGTCTCTTTCGATAATGAATTCTCTAACTTCTTCATCACTCTTGAGCTCGGGATAATGTTTCACAATTATCTCTTTAGCCTCTTCGAATGTCAGCGAGAATTCCAGGGTGCTTTTCAGTTCGTTCTGTCTTCTCAAATACTCGTCGGACCGCTGGAAGAAATTACCGAAAGCGACTGTCGAAATGAGAACGATCACAAGAACAAGTTTCAATTTCATAGTTTATCCCCCTTTTCTGTTCCCTGATTTGTCACAACAAAGAAAGTATATAATGATTGACTTTCAAAATTAAAACAATGAATGTAGTCTTTTGATGAATATCCTTGCCTTGTGATCTCAGAAAAGAGTAAATTCAGATCGGAGCACTCAAATATTGAGGCTAAACAGTTAATCCCCGGTTCTGGATTTTTATTTGACCAAATGCTGTATTTACTAATGTCAGAAGCTTAGGGGTTAATTTGATCAAATATGTTGGTGCGTTAGTTTTCCTTTTCATTTGTCCCCTTATTTAGCTGTTTTCAGATTTCTTGCTGTCAAAGTTGAGTATGAGCTCGAGAGTCTCTCTTGTAGTTGCGACTTTGATTAATACTCTAACTCGCTCCTCAAAGAAGTCTTTGTCGCCTGTGACAAACACATCTGGTCTAGCCTCAATG
This window contains:
- a CDS encoding ATP-binding cassette domain-containing protein, coding for MDDVVLECRNIVKHYGNVEALNGVSFELRKNEILGLVGDNGAGKSTLLKIIRGAVQPTSGEILINGKKVEFSSPMDAAEEGIQCVYQDLALVDQMTIVDNFFLGRELREKKLGFIPVLRKKKMENETEQALKQMEFSMDVNKKVSDLSGGQRQAIAVARAVFADPKIVLLDEPTSALSEIAKHEVFKLLKGLKEEHSLIFVTHDLNNTLQLCDRIIILKHGVIEYEGEVTKDLSLEELLSMM
- a CDS encoding alpha-amylase family protein, which produces MATVKIEDQKFKVDGKEISMYSGSVHYWRSKPEAWSGILDKVKDMGFNAITTYIPWEIHELQRGVFDFGEVEPSRDIDRFLTLCEEKGLYFAVRPGPQINSELTWFGFPERILEDPKLQARNAKGGKVVLTQVPRPIPALAYHSEEFLAEVDLWYDAIFSILEKHQPPKGNLVAVQVDNEMGFFFNVNPYSTDYSDSSKALYRSFLKEKYNTVSELNKMYSSNYSGFDEIDPPGRFEGTRKEELRYYLDWIEYREFYLITSMENLGNRMKSRGIHVPLFHNYPHPLGPGGAKGAPTTPFNLPALEEKLGFVGFDIYSRKELYDHVKTIASYVSGCSRFPYIPEFIMGVWPWYIKPGDVTDEVFVTKEALMHGIKEFNRYMLVDRNKWLGSPINRKGVVKEDSYAAHKKVGTNLMKIRWNDFAKCDDVLLVVNRDYDRLEAATTLLPVVGDFLEPVFGFSEYPSSVIVSDENLGFRRPIQQHKSTWFDAFYRALTEGGVVFSLGDTAQSVEALKKHKVLVISAFDYIGKKTADKLAEYIETGGTVVLGPEVPKLDDTFSSESALSKLVSSTTGKPVLNSNGMEIGKKFACGKGSLIQIFELESVSSGLIEILDSVKVFRIDKGKSVADLVLYKGKTSDEYILFVANPSDKKIEIDIPLPSVSESITDIWEEKKEQISAGRLVTEVCAHDIRIFSWKAINA
- a CDS encoding ROK family protein; protein product: MGNLHFTERERVILARIRNEGPIARVRIAKKENISKPVVTLGVRKLLSIGAVREVGKDVKRSSKGGKHATLLGFVADFRLTLAVDIGRTKIVAAMIDLDGNIGASQTVSLRENMSKEEFMSLLFEAIEGVIEVVPKEKIIGIGVGIPGVIGSNNGVADFIPVLSLRNVPIKSWIEEQFGIETFCENDAALQALSESWKGVAEGKKNVVVINLGAGIGSGVIIDGRLYTGSTGRAGELGYLISNWDNTYYRESFFGELEEKMSGVCLERKLDEFGYHGFTATDLFERDIDDERLRDLIYQGCKSLALALCNLISILNPDIVVMTGGIGYNQFELLTKYTIPLIKNILPNEFVGSVDFARSKFPSEGVLIGAGYLVQKKTFL
- a CDS encoding transglutaminase-like domain-containing protein, with protein sequence MKLKLVLVIVLISTVAFGNFFQRSDEYLRRQNELKSTLEFSLTFEEAKEIIVKHYPELKSDEEVREFIIERDIQRAIVDGVEMYYCDMEHNLFTRDPELVNRVPEWSAGNVLLVRYLLEEYGPRQTPFATFKPAHSPYFSPKNYLVEYKVHTERSLLPDEGSLRIWFPLPLQTAAQENISLLEVTPKEAVVGIPRTSGDIAYVLFEFDLSNLVEDLDISVKFTFTHYQQQFDIDPDQVGEYDKESSLYKDYTKSEGSIYFDERFEQLARSVVGDETNPYLQAKKIYYYVVENIKYTFMAHVSLEAAGIPESLYSFEHGYGDCGTQSMIFSALCRSVGIPARAPGGFQIFSGQLGSHFWAEFYLPNYGWVPVDTSAGQIATYTYGITEEERQDFIDYFFANQDPLRLVVQNSVDFLPAERPADTQLLEITLQSPFVESEFGNEEFDVTMAILDSFTMKTILLK